The following nucleotide sequence is from Diospyros lotus cultivar Yz01 chromosome 3, ASM1463336v1, whole genome shotgun sequence.
CCGACACTGAGACCCCTTCTATAAACTGCCTACCTTCGTCGCAATCTACCAGCTCTGCTTCGAATCTAGTTGGATTACTTCCAAATCGGTCGAATGCTATTGAATTTTCGAACTCACAGTCGAGGAACGACTACTCTGATAtcaattgtcatgtacctagggtttgaatTGGCAGTCGGAATGATCCGATAGAGCTAAGTCCAAGAAAAGAGGGAATTAGGGGAAGATTGGATAGAAATGGGGaggaatttagagagaaatgagggagagtagtagagagaaaggagagggagattggagagaaatcagaatttcattcaatcaatttaaGCATGATTTCCATTTGATTACAGTAgccctttatataggcatatttgatTGCATAACCACCCCCATGcttctaactaattgctaaaatatctcctaacaattatCGTGAGCCTATTACTATATTACCCCTTTAATGCTcattgggtcatgacaataaCCTTTTGACTTATCTTCACTAAGtgcctttttttgtttttttttgtcaaactaTACCTACCTCTTTAGATATTCTTCATTATGGCATTTATGTGAAGTCTTGTAGCGTGCTctcttagttttattttttcttatacctcttcattccatcaCTCTTTGATTCGAGGCTTTTCCATTTCACCCTTCTagaatcatttttgttgtatctTGAATAGTAGTTGTGATTTCAATTCGTATTTGGTTTCTCTCCTTTAGTTCAATATTTTTTGCCAaactttttctttgaaaattgtttttttttttccaattttaaatctcatcatattattttttgggcttcattttatataattctttctcctttttttaaTATGGATATCAATGACCATAACTCTTATGCTGAGTGGTCAAGCATTCCCCCAGTATAGCTTTACAATCCTTACAACATAAGCGATCCTCGTCTCATAAGAAAGTTGTCGAGTTAGGAAACCATTATATATGTGATTAGGTGTTCTTCTTGATTTTTAAACCTAGTGTTGACTATGATGAAATAATATGCCGTGGCAAAGTTCAAGCTAGTTTTAccctcattatttgtttttcaaattcataacCTCCATATACATCTCTATAGTGATTCCCTTTTCTACCTTCATGACCATTTAAGTTATATCCTATAATGATCTTTTCTCCTCTAGGTGTTTCTTGTACCAAAACCCTCTAAATCTcaacaaaattttgtttttatctcctcTCCTAACCcaacttgtggtgcatatgtactaacaGTATTCATAGTTTCTTCTCCTAGAATAAATTTAACTATAATAATCCAATCTCCTTTTTTCTTCACATCCACTACCATCTCCTTTAAAGTCTTACCATAATGATCGCCACTCCATTCTATACCTAATCTTTCCCTAAGTACCAAAGTTTATATCCATATTGTGTTAACATTTTAGCTTGTCTCCCCAACCTATCTTGTCTCTTGGagtaatttttctcctaatcattaCATTTACCACTTCCATAGATTTTTGCTATCAAAGTCTTGATATTCCATGATCCAATCCTTGATCTATGATCTTGGACTAATGTCTTTACTTGGATTTGTTATGTGAAAATTAGAAAACCCATGCAGATTTAACGCTATATCCAGGTGCCAATGCAGCAACTTTAGCTCATTTCACTATACGCGAGCACAAACGGTTTTTGTCTAGAATCCATGTTGCTCGATGCAACGAGTTTTAGCTGGTTGTCAACTATCTAACACTAGCCTTAGTAGATCTGAACTTTCTAGGAGGATCTTAAATATGTAGttcctggttgccaccaggcacACGGGTGCAATCTTACTGGTGTTCTTTGTATAGGTACTAATTTATTTATCCATCTTGGAAAGGGGTGAGGTTATCTGTGAGTGTGTGTCTTGTCTTTTTGGTTGGTGAAGGGGACTGGCCTGTTTTTCCATTAAACACTGAAATGTTACAATGTGTAGTCTCTCACTGAAATCCATCCATCTTCAGTATTCCCAAATTCCTAATGCTAGCTTTATTGCCTTATCTCTTGTTTTTGCAACTTGTAGCATATCCAAGTCTCCAATAGCGTACATAAAATAGCACAAAGATGTTCCCTGTTCAATCAGGAGTTCttctaaataaatttcttaCAGTTCCATCTTCTCAGTTTTTGTTAACCCTATGAAAGTTGATTGGGATACTGGCCTTAATTCCTTCAGACTCTGCTACCTGGAACTCTTTGGAGTTTTGACTATGCATTCAGAAGATACTCTTAGAGGGCGTTTGGTACAGGAGAAATCTTAAGATTCCTGAGAATGTTAGGTTGGGAATCTGTATTTCCATGTttggtacaatttttttataaaaagaatcctgGGAAATAGGATTCCCGGGGatgatttttaagcaactttccACAAAAAGATTTCCATAAGGGGGGTTAGGGAATCCAAGTTTCCCATGGACTTaggaatgtttttaacaaagaaaaagatttaaacacccccttacccttttataaccccatacaaacatattatatatatatgtaatatattgatatataaaaatatatattataatatatttatattatttattataaaatattatatatatattaaagtagatattcatacaaacatatatattatgtatatatattatatgtatacacatgcatatatatacataatgtgtaaaaaagtgatatttttttgactttctaaagatgtgggtcccaatattttatatagtagaaggaatttatcatttttaaataaaaaattatataaggaTAATTTGGGAAAAAGAACATAAATTCCCaagaatgttacatttaaaccaaacataggcATGTAAGATTCTcagaaaagaatactcaacattcctGAGAATATTTAAACCTAATCAaacatagaattgcataaatcctAGGAATCAAAGATTTCCAAGAGCATTCTCAATAATCATGAATTCcaggaatttaaaaatttctcctGTACCAAACGCTCCCTTAGTGTTTTCATGAATCTGGAGATAAACTTTTGTCAAGTTTTCTGATACGGAAGTTTTCATGTGTTGAATGTAATCCATTTATATCAAAGTACTAATTTATCCATTTTGTGCTCTTAGATTAATATGCAATGTTTGCAAGGTTGGCTGCTGTTATATGTTAAATCGTTCTTTTCTGTTGTGGGCATGTATGAAGATTCTTCTAGTGGGTCTGCTACACAGGCTGAGAAGGAAGAAGTGGACTCCCGGTCGATATATGTTGGCAATGTAAGTTTTTACAGTCTTTTAGCTTACTTCAGATCTTTTTGCCCTCTTAAACTGGTATGAATACCTGGGTTGTTCTCTCCTTTGGTCTAAAACCCATTCAATGAATTCGTAATATGCTTCTGTTTGAAAGGGCATGTATTATTTCTTAATCATTGGAAGTGGTACATTTGCATGGAATGATAACATTCCTTTGAAATGAATGCATTTTAATGCATACtcctttttagttttaatttcatTGGTAACCGAGTCTGCAGGCATGATACTGTCTCATTATTGTTATCAGTACAATAGTCTCAGTTCTTGCTTATGATGGTACTGGACCAAAATGTCGCTTAAAGTATGCTTGATAGTGATTGTCTGCAAGAAGTGTATGTAGGAGTTAATTATTTTCCTATATACCCTTAAAATTTGAGTggattttttatgtttttatatttccTAGGAAATGacttaaaataaagaaagaacaagaagaagaaaaggttgtattttgtattttaaccTATCAAACCCATTTGCACTTGTTTCAACTTTGCATAGCCTGTATTCTGCACTTACTCTTCAAGGATAAGCAGATAAATCCTACTTTCAaggttattatttaatttcattaacaAGTTGGTAAACATCATCTTCTCCTGCTCCAGGATGATGAAGTTTTGGTGTTCAGGAGCCATGCCTTCTTATGTATAACAAAAGTGCCTTTGAAGGGGGTGACCCCTCTAGAAAAGGAGACAGGAAACAGAAATTCATGCTGTCCTCACATGAgcttttgtaattgtttttcaGAATGTAGAAGCAGCAAGAAGTGACTTTACTAATCTTGTATTTTTAAGATGTTTAAGCCCTTCTGCATGCAGCAGTAATTTCTTATATACATCAAACAAGATTGATTTTGTCAACTTATTCATTTTGGGATGCTCTGAAACTAGACATGGAATCAAAGGAACTTATTACTTTCACCGAACATAAAATCAAAGAATCCGCAATCTCTTTTACAATCAACCATGGAAAGCTATACatatcaatttttgttttacTAGTGTATGCTTGGAACTTCTCCGCCTTGGACAAGGGCTTGCATGCATTGAGTAAGCTTTAACTGGCTGTCACAGTGCAGTGAGATAGCTAATTCTCATAGCTGCATTTTCTCACATAGCCTACTCATTGAAGATTCTTACCTACAAAGAGATTGTCTAgtgtgcccccccccccccccccccccccccccaagccgTCCCCTTTCCTTCTCATTCGCCTTTATATTACTTGCTGTGAAGAGTTTGTGAATTACTCTACTTTTTATACTATTGTATTGTTGCTTATTTGTATCTATTCCTCAAACATGTCAGCTCTGAGTAAACAAGATTTCAGTGAGTGGTCGTTTTCTCATTACTAATCAATCTTCAGGTTGACTACGCATGCACACCGGAGGAGGTCCAACAACACTTCCAATCCTGTGGGACGGTCAACAGGGTCACTATTTTGACGGACAAATATGGTCAGCCGAAGGGATTTGCTTATGTGGAGTTTGTGGAAATTGAAGCTGTTCAGAATGCTCTCCTGTTAAATGAATCAGAGCTGCATGGTCGCCAGTTGAAGGTCCTTAAACTGGAGTTCTTTTAACTTAATATTGTTGTTCTGTAGAGATTTGTTTATGTAATACAAACTTGTTTTTGTTGTTCTCTAGGTGTCCGCAAAACGAACTAACATCCCTGGGATGAAACAGTATCGAGGAAGGCGGCCCAACCCATATTTTGGTTTTCGATCTCGAAGGCCCTTCATGCCTGGTCCACCGTTTGCCCAACCATATGGATACGGGTAAGTGTTGTGATTGCATTGTAGACAAAAATATGGAAGGGGAAACTTTATGATAGGTTGGAATGGATTTACACATGGGTTGTATTGTGTTATCCAAATTATTGCTACCATAATAAAGCATCATGATactgttttgtcttttatttggCACTCAGAGAACTAGAAAAGGTCATATTCAGCAAAAAGAAGTCATACCTATTGCATTAAAATATGAGAAAGAATTACAATATTGGGAGGGTTTTTTTAATGCAAGAACCAGCCACTGAAAAGTCTGCAATTAACATAGCCCTGCATTTAATGCGTTTGGATTAAATTTTTGCGGAAAGCTTTTCATGGGCAAATAAGTTTTGTTGCTTGCCTTAGAAACACATGAGGGTTTTCTGTCAAATctggtagtttttttttttctccttttcaatATGTGAATTTCTACATAATAGGtaattgttcttgtttttttatattttaagctAACTAGGTTTTTCTGAAAGTTTTTAATCTTGACATAATCATATATGTCCATATGTGAAAACAAATGAATTGTCCATCAAGTACTTTTTTGAGTAATATGCAAATAAATATGTTGGCTATTTTTCAAGTGTATAGTTTAGCATCATCTTTGGTCCATTGATCATAAACTGTGACTTAAAATCACTTCAGCAGTTAAACCCTGAGCACACACACGTGGTCATaatgcatattttttttatttatgtattggtcccttagggtatggccactcaagagggagggtgaattgagtgattaaatttttttctcaattttaataaatattattgattaatgattttattgaaaaatatatatttgataaatataataaattatatttgagattaataataaatgtaagccacaagatatagcaaaaataaatacaatgaggcacaacacaatttatagtggttcggtttcTTCATACACACCTAGTCTattctcccaaggtctaaccacttttggggttccactaaaataatttcaccaaggtttccacactagcttGGAAACttaaactagatacacacctagattacaacggaTTCTagacaaccactacaccaaaGTCTTTTTCTTagcttaccttgaaaactagatttgcctagattttaatggttctaggaaacctatataatctacaatagtaatttaaatgttacaaataatttgtccacacttggacataaataagcaattaagaacaaattatacaagacaataatatttaaataaataaataaatttgtaatctcaaatagagaagttcagatttgtcgtagaagacttgaagaacttttctcctcttgccttgtggctcttcagtggatgtgcaataatatttcgagaccttggattgcttggatgctttgcttgagagcgtttgagagttttcgggtgctttggatatgTAATGGAAATACTTGGATACTCataaaatgagtttgggggggtatttataagcattttagccactaaagaaagggttaatatgaagtttgaaattcaaaaaatgtttaggctttctcaaataataagaaaacatgtctcacatttaattcaaaataaatttactttttgcatgagaaatcaagatttgaaaattcaatataagcttttgagacataaatgattaaaacaataaaacatgtctaaaaacaattttctttaattcaaaataaatttactttttgtatgaataagagaaaacatgtctaaaaataattatcttttaattcaaaatttgaaaatttaaatacaagtttttgagacataaatgattaaaataagaaaacatgtctaaaacaattctcttttaattcaaaataaatttactttttgcatgagtaagagaaaatatttatatcataaaaatatatttgttaatcatcaaaacttaattaatatgagcaaattGGCTCAACATTATGTTTCTCTTTAATTGTACCTCACGATAAATTAATGACCGTGGGTGCACTGACAATTGCAGCCACTGGGCAAGCCTTAGCGCTCCATGTTTCGTGGTAATCCTCATCAACAGTCATGATTCTCCATTCCATTTGACTGCACCAAGTCATCTATCTGTCTAAAGTGTCATAAGTTAGTCTCATGAATGTTATATAAGATACTTGCCCTAGCTTATTGAGCCTTTCCTCTAAAGGGACTGCCTCAACTAAAAGAAACCATGCTCATGCATTACTTGGTTATTTGCCTTAGTCTAGAATCTCCTTGGTCGAGGACACCTCCATAGTGACTGACCTTGCATTATGCCTCAAGTTCCTGGGGTCACAAGTAGAACCCAAAGACCACTTCACTTTGCCCATGATACTCAAGAGACTGGGGACTAGAGGTTGGAGCCAagggttttctttctttctttttttttttttggcggggggtggggtgggggtgTGACCAAGCCAAGGGTTTCACTAAGACACGCGAACCTCTCTCTGCCTCTGCCTTTGATACTCAAGGGACTGGTGCATATTAGAGGTTGGAGGGTTTTGCTAAAACTTTAAGACACCCTCTCTGCCTCCACCTTTGCCTCAGCAGTCAGGTGGGTCCCATGCTTTGCTAGTCATTTAGAGATAGATACTAGGGGACAGAAGGTATGCATTAATGATGCTGGTAGGATAGCAACCACAATCCTTTCTAACCTTTGGACGCAAGTCATTCCATAAGTCATTCCATAAGTCGCAAGGCTGAAGAATTTTGTAAATGTATGGATTTACTTGCAACAAAAAGATTTTTTCATATCTTCTATCTTATTAACATTTTACCATTATAGAAGtataacaacaaaaagaaaagggcaGCCTGATGATAAGCTGATctgttatatctatttttttcatatctaTTGTCTTCAGTAACATTTTACCATTATAGAAGTAtaccaacaaaaagaaaagtagTGATTTTGTCCAAGAAAAGAAGTAATATATTTCATCTTGATGCTTCTTGACCACTATCTCAAATCTTGTTGTTCTAAACCTACTGAAATTTGAAAGCTGAATAGGGAAGTAAATGCACAAATAGATAATAAACTTCAGCTAAGTGACTTTAGGAAGCATGAATTTCATTAAAGAATATGCCTTTCTTCCTGtcagtaaaagaaataaatgcaaaaatataCTTTGTGAATGTTAATAAATCCATTCATTTACAAGATTCTtgagaggaaaaataaaaaaaggaaggaGCATTATTTGTTCTGCTCAGATTGAAGGAAAATTTAATTGACTTGCGTAGGCTACCGAAAGTTTGCTATAAATTCTCCATCAGTAGGACATATCAGCAATGATAGCCAAGTCAGAATGATCCCATTCAGTGGCCAAGTGCACCAGCGTTTTACCCATGGTCGCAAGAAAAGGACACCCTGATGATGAGCTGATctgttagttttatttttcagttgTTCCAGATATTCAGTTTCCTGGATTGTGCCAGTTAGTTTCTCTATGTGGGTGGTTACTTATCTTTTAGTGGGTAGTTTCTCTAGTTTTCCTGTAACCAGATGTATTTAAACGGCTATTCTGCAAAGGAGAAGGTAAGGTTTTTATCCagaaaaatagaatttccctcTAAGCTTGAAGAGATTAGTGGGTTCTCTCAAAGGGAGCCCAAACTAGTCTTTGAAGAGAGGTCATAAAGGAAGAAGATCACATAAACATTCTAATCCCCAACTATATTTGTGGCTGGGACGTGTACTGCATGTGTCCACAGAAACATTTTAATCCCTAGGGACATATAAGTTCCTTTCAGTTGTATTTGATGGGTAAATGTCCCGGAGACATGAGTTGAAAGGATTTCTTTGAATGAGTGTTCTGGCTCAAAAAGTGAAGAAATACGCCATGTCAATAGGTCATTGGTTGTTGGCAGTTCCTCAATGTGAGGTTGCTTGTGCATATTTGCACATTTAAGGATTCTAATGACCTGGTGTCTGGGTAACCAGACCCACCCAAACTCTAGTAGGGCTAGTGTAAATGCCATGATAATTAGTCTTATGCCTCGTGTGCGTGTACCCAAATTGTTGATCCTTAATGAATAGGCAAATATCAGCTTGGCCATGGCTTTTGTTCTCCTCGTGATAGGAGAGACTCCTTTCTCTATATCTGTTTACTGTTTTACATTTTGGAAGTTAAATGTTGTAGGCTTGGATTCATGTAATCTTCTTCTACCATGCAGAAGGATTCCAAGGTTCAGGCGGCCCATGCGGTACAGGCCATACTGATGAGCTACGAAGTAGTGGCTTTGATTTTGAAGGGACCGGACAATTGGGAAGTTAGCTTCATTGTAGTCTATATCAGTATTGCCCCATAATATCAAATTCCAAGCCAACTTGTACCAATCTTATGCGTAAGAAAAAGGCatatttggtttttttaatcttttctcTTTGTAATTTTAGCATACTAGAGTAAGGGATATAACTCCTTTTTCGACTGCTTCCATTTACCTGCTACAGTGAGAAAGGGAACCTGCgtgcaaaaacaaaaatatttgtcaaaATGGTGCTGAAGTATTTTATGAATTGATAGTCCTTTCTCCCTTTGGTGGTTGGCTAACTTTTGCAGCCAAAGTAGACAGTCGGTGTATTTGATCTTATTTCGCGCCTCTCAACGGTATGAGCACTGAACAGGTTCATATTGTCTGCCGTCGCAGGAAAGCTCTAATGGGCCACGGCTGAAGATGACTGACTGACTAGGCGCTGTACTTTATATGAAGACATTGGAAATCTTGCAATTTCACCGCCCCTTATTTGTTCACCTCTTTCCCTAGTTGTCTTGTGTGCATGGATGCTTGTTTCATTCTctgttatcttttttcttttttgacaaGGCttcaagtaaaatattttttgtttttctgtgTTTGAATAGcagaaatttataatatatatcttgagagggaggagaggaagagagagagtatTGTGTTAAAGAGGAGGCGAGTGAAATGGGaggaataaaaataatgttattggtaTACCTTTGTGTACATTTTGGGCTGCACAAAGGTGTATTAATAACGAAAATATCTTCATGAGGTGGCGCATGGAGAGGCgtagggtattttggtcataatactcTTTTGTGTAGCttaagatatacaaaaataatatgtatttagcATGATTCgagaaataaaaagagagatGTGACAGGTAAGAAATTGGTTACGTCACTAGTTAATCACTAGTTAATTAAACGGAATGGAAAGTTAGATGATTCAACTAATAAaggtttaaaattatttagtcaaaattataaaatgtgaaaatttttactttttaataattTGCCCAAGTACAAATGTTTCATCACGTGCTCAATAAGGGAGAGCGAGAAAAAGGCATTTTTGgtcatttcaaaaatttgaagatTTATTCTCTTTTATGATAAATGTaagatttttgttatttttgataattgagAAGGGgggttttgtatatatatatatacatatattttttttgttaagcaAGGAGTGTTGTGTGTAATTCACCTTCATATAAATTTGTTGGCACAAATCTTCAATTTAGAATTATATACcgttaaagaaataataaataaaaagttacgatgttaatataatttttactagcGAAACTTGTATAGTTAATAATgatgtaatttattattaatctttaCAAAActtataaaaacataataagtgtattttatttttaaataagtatatttactatattttatttttaattttaaataatttcatgaattaatttaataatttaaaatataatatatttatcatcacttaaatatttaaaaataatacccATTTATTGAAccttataaaataatttttacattttaattttataaaatataattttcccTTTTTACCCGAcacaattaaaaacatattaaagtatttttattataaagaaaaaaacagcGGTTTTAAGCCTGCCACCGGAGTCCGGTCTAAGGTGTGATTTGTGAAGTCGGGAAGCAAAACGGAGACTCATAGAAGAAGAGTCCAGTTAGGGTTTCGCCAATGGCTTCTAATCACGAAGAAACCGATGCTTCGGCCGATTCTCCGTCCTCGTAAGCATTTCTATTATCCTTCTCTGTTCAGCTCTCTTTGGCCGCACAAAATTGGAGCTCTTCGGTTGTTTCCTCTCCCTGGTTTTGTCCTCAAACGGATTGAATCACTCACTCGCTTGATTGCTTCGCTAATTATCATTAATTGTTCGGGaatttattcctttttctttttttcccttctaATAGTGACTAATTACGTACTGTTCAGGTCGAAGAACGTTTATAAGGATCCAGATGATGGACGCCAGCGGTTCTTGCTCGAACTTGAATTCGTGCAATGTCTTGCTAACCCTACCTACATACACTGTACATTCTCATTATTTGGCATTTATTACGGTCCTATCAATTGGCAATGAACAACATATAAGTTTTTTCTTGTATGGACTGATCATGCATTTGGTAAGTGTGCATATTAGCATTCAGTTGGTAAAATAAAAGCCACCCAAGATTCAACTGCCCGGTAGCTTGTAAATTATATTTCTGTCCTTGTAAATGTTTCCATATCCATTGCAAATGTTGATGAAGGTTAAATTGTGTGGAccataactatatatatatcagtttttTTCTTGTAAGCACCGATCACACATATGGTAAGTTGTATATTAGCATTCAGTTGATAAAACAAAAGCCAGTGCAAGATTTGACTGGCAAGTAGCATGGaagttatatttaattatatttgtgtcCTTGTACATTCCAAATGTTGATGAAGGTTAACTTGTGTGGATTAATTGGTTCTGCTTATTAGACGCAGGGAACTCCAATTTATTCTTCCACACTGCTAAACATGGCCGCTTTAAGTTAACAAAGGGAAGAGCCCAATTTGTTGTAATGATATGGAATTCATCATTGACCTTGCAAATAACCAGTGGCGGGGCATACTTGCATGGGGGCATCTCCTTTTCTATAACTAATTGATGAGATTGATATGGGGATGAATTCCACACAGTGACATTTTATGCGTTGATATATGTAAATCGACTATCATTTGCCATATTTGGTCAAGTTCTTGTTTGGAATTAAGAGACACCCTTAAATTCTGTTGCAGATTTGGCTCAAAATCGCTATTTCGAAGATGAAGCTTTCATTGGCTACTTGAAGTACCTACAATATTGGCAACGACCAGAGTACATAAAGTTCATAATGTGAGTTTGACTCAGTAGCTCAGactatttcatatatatatatatatatatatattggtgtcAATTGAACTGGGTCAAAGACTCAGAACAATAATGATCCTTCACTTGCTACTGAGTGAAATTGACCAACTGTTTTAGTTCAAGTTTGTATACTTAACTAAAAAATGATCACAGGTATCCACATTGCCTATTCTTTCTTGAGCTTCTTCAAAACTCGAACTTCAGGAATGCAATGGCACATCCTGCCAACAAGGtacattttgattttgttttccctCACCATCTTTTTCTAGTGTGAATATTTGTACATGCTTTATCTCAAGGACAAaagagtttatttatttatttgcgcactttaatttatgttacAGCATGGTAGCTTCTTATACTACATTACTTATACTGGGTTAAAAAGGAACAAGTTTATATTGACCAAGTTTCTCATGTTGACTcgaaacaaatatttaatattggcCAGGTTTCCCATGTTGCTTTTTTGACACAAGGGTTTAATAACATGATTTGATTGAGTGAGGTATTTTATTTGCTACTTAAGGAATGTTGTTTTATGTTATTTTCTAACAAGTTGTTTGAAACCCTTTTTGGTTAAATATATTTCTATTGTTGAAAGGGTCAATTTTTGGTTTACCTAATTTGTTGGTATGCACATATGTACGGATTTGGAGGCAGGATATGATGATTTCAAAAAGTTGAGGATGTTGGTTCaacaaaagaataatattttatttgtaatattaggAACATAATAACTAAAAGAAGTAGAAGTATTGGAAAAGTACCACTAATTCAACATGGTAATACCATTCAATATATAATGATGATatatgaaataatgaaaaaatatcactaatttaacttaaaatacgccattaaattaatagtt
It contains:
- the LOC127798072 gene encoding mediator of RNA polymerase II transcription subunit 31, which translates into the protein MASNHEETDASADSPSSSKNVYKDPDDGRQRFLLELEFVQCLANPTYIHYLAQNRYFEDEAFIGYLKYLQYWQRPEYIKFIMYPHCLFFLELLQNSNFRNAMAHPANKELAHRQQFYFWKNYRNNRLKHILPRSLPEPVAAPPASAPPPPLAPPTTIPMSAVPAPAPAPSPALSPMQYAIPSGSSLTKNDPRNSGIDRRKRKKEV
- the LOC127796341 gene encoding polyadenylate-binding protein 2 yields the protein MENHREQDQEQEHEVYGGEIPDEAEMDADVDMSRAEEEEDPNAKDLQEMKKRLKEIEEEAGALREMQAKVEKEMGAVQDSSSGSATQAEKEEVDSRSIYVGNVDYACTPEEVQQHFQSCGTVNRVTILTDKYGQPKGFAYVEFVEIEAVQNALLLNESELHGRQLKVSAKRTNIPGMKQYRGRRPNPYFGFRSRRPFMPGPPFAQPYGYGRIPRFRRPMRYRPY